A genomic stretch from bacterium includes:
- a CDS encoding glycosyltransferase family 9 protein, producing the protein MPRTLIIRFGALGDLCICGWFVSGLAAAAPGTHTTLVTKEKFAALARAFDGVDEVKVLPGRGLSALLGLARSLGLDGYDTVLDAHGVLRSHLLTLLMRRRPDARIRKDTGQRLRLLRNAPHAHAPLLPALNRSLLDRFLELTGPAAGRATSPRPPLAHLRPAERPSPRVGLAPGARWDSKRWPDNKFANLIDLLRECSAVPVTLFLGPDETPWYAGSRLAVAAARHPDVDVVRDRELIDVAGALARCSVTVTNDSGLLHLAEATGTPVVALFGPTVRAFGYYPLLPQSRVLELALDCRPCSRTGSRPCHRGDLACLEGIEATAVRDAVLPLLGGNPDPDGGA; encoded by the coding sequence TTGCCAAGGACCTTGATCATCCGTTTCGGCGCCTTGGGCGATCTGTGCATCTGCGGCTGGTTCGTGTCCGGGCTCGCCGCCGCGGCACCGGGCACGCATACGACGCTCGTAACCAAGGAGAAATTCGCCGCGCTGGCGCGCGCCTTCGACGGGGTGGACGAGGTCAAGGTCCTGCCCGGGCGGGGCCTGTCCGCTCTCCTGGGCCTGGCCCGCTCCCTGGGCCTGGACGGCTACGACACCGTGCTCGACGCCCACGGCGTGCTCCGCAGCCATCTGCTGACGTTGCTCATGCGCCGCCGGCCCGATGCGCGCATCCGCAAGGACACCGGGCAGCGCCTGCGGCTTTTGCGGAACGCGCCGCACGCGCACGCACCCCTGCTCCCGGCGCTGAACCGGAGCCTGCTGGACCGTTTCCTCGAGCTGACCGGACCGGCGGCGGGCCGTGCGACGTCACCGCGCCCCCCCCTCGCCCACCTGCGCCCGGCGGAGCGGCCGTCGCCGCGCGTTGGCCTGGCACCAGGAGCGCGCTGGGATAGCAAACGATGGCCGGACAACAAGTTCGCAAATCTTATTGATCTTTTGCGTGAATGTTCGGCGGTGCCTGTCACGCTTTTCCTGGGACCGGACGAGACCCCCTGGTACGCCGGCAGCCGTCTGGCCGTGGCCGCTGCGCGCCATCCCGACGTGGACGTGGTGCGCGATCGCGAGCTGATCGACGTGGCCGGTGCCCTCGCCCGCTGCAGCGTGACCGTGACAAACGACAGCGGCCTGCTGCATCTCGCGGAGGCCACGGGCACGCCAGTGGTCGCCCTCTTCGGGCCGACCGTGCGCGCCTTCGGCTATTATCCCCTGCTGCCGCAGAGCCGGGTGCTGGAACTGGCGCTGGACTGCCGTCCCTGTTCGCGTACCGGCTCGCGCCCCTGTCATCGCGGCGATCTGGCCTGCCTCGAGGGCATCGAAGCCACGGCGGTGCGCGACGCCGTGCTGCCGCTGCTCGGCGGAAACCCCGATCCGGACGGCGGCGCATGA
- a CDS encoding hemolysin family protein, producing MLELLLMISLLLLSAGFSGSETALFSLSETELAGMREEGGHAGRRVVSLLRRPPRLLAALLIGNILVNTAASVLATSLLVSRLGGRGLAVAVPAMTVLVLLAGEITPKLVALRDPRRLSLFLQLPVSIWLTVIRPLLHLVDRAGEALLSHLPLERTGSRQLTVPELVTATGLAVRDASLTETEGRFVSRLLQLEDLDVREIMTPRTAAVTLGEDSTRAEILRAAEANGLNRFPVLDRDGDRPVGAFHVKDLLIDDAPSPVRRLKRAPIFVPESKSVAGLLNELRECGQHMAFVVDEHGDFSGLATLEDCIEALTGPWRDETDSGAPQMLQVAERNWVAAGGVDLRRVNEACGTHIAASHDYVTLAGYVMSLLGRVPLRGDRINAGGFRFTILEMDGLRVSRIRVQRLASVRDEGGHDAR from the coding sequence TTGTTGGAACTGCTGCTCATGATCTCCCTGTTGCTGCTGTCCGCCGGTTTTTCCGGCTCCGAGACGGCCTTGTTTTCCTTGTCCGAAACCGAGCTGGCGGGGATGCGGGAGGAGGGCGGTCACGCCGGGCGGCGTGTGGTGTCGCTCCTGAGACGCCCGCCGCGCCTGCTGGCCGCGTTGCTGATCGGCAACATCCTGGTCAACACGGCCGCCAGCGTCCTGGCCACTTCCCTGCTTGTGAGCCGGCTCGGCGGCCGCGGGCTGGCCGTGGCGGTGCCGGCCATGACGGTCCTGGTCCTGCTCGCGGGCGAGATCACGCCCAAGCTGGTCGCCCTGCGTGATCCGCGACGTCTCAGCCTCTTCCTCCAGCTGCCCGTGTCCATCTGGCTGACGGTCATCCGTCCCCTGCTGCACCTGGTGGACCGCGCCGGTGAAGCGCTGCTCTCGCATCTGCCCCTCGAACGTACGGGCAGCCGCCAGCTCACCGTGCCCGAACTCGTAACCGCCACCGGGCTGGCGGTTCGCGACGCCTCCTTGACGGAGACCGAGGGCAGGTTCGTGTCGCGTCTGCTGCAACTCGAGGATCTGGACGTGCGCGAGATCATGACGCCGCGCACCGCCGCCGTGACGCTCGGCGAGGATTCCACGCGCGCGGAGATCCTGCGGGCGGCCGAAGCCAACGGCCTCAACCGCTTCCCGGTGCTCGACCGGGACGGGGACAGGCCCGTGGGAGCGTTTCACGTGAAGGATCTGCTGATCGACGACGCCCCGTCGCCGGTGCGCAGACTGAAGCGCGCACCGATCTTCGTACCCGAATCCAAATCGGTCGCCGGCCTGCTCAACGAGTTGCGCGAGTGTGGGCAGCACATGGCCTTCGTGGTGGACGAGCACGGCGACTTCTCCGGTCTGGCCACCCTGGAGGACTGTATAGAAGCGCTCACCGGTCCCTGGCGCGACGAAACCGACTCCGGCGCGCCGCAGATGCTGCAGGTCGCCGAACGCAACTGGGTGGCCGCCGGCGGCGTCGATCTGCGCAGGGTCAACGAGGCCTGCGGCACCCATATCGCCGCTTCACACGATTACGTGACGCTGGCCGGTTACGTGATGTCCCTGCTGGGCCGCGTCCCGCTGCGCGGCGACCGGATCAACGCCGGCGGCTTCCGTTTC